Proteins found in one Oncorhynchus clarkii lewisi isolate Uvic-CL-2024 unplaced genomic scaffold, UVic_Ocla_1.0 unplaced_contig_7089_pilon_pilon, whole genome shotgun sequence genomic segment:
- the LOC139396442 gene encoding ATP synthase F(0) complex subunit B1, mitochondrial-like, whose amino-acid sequence MLSRIVFVSANAVKSSGPLGAGLVQLSHLHTSPNSQAPVPALPEKGGKTRHGIIPEEIFQLLYPKTGVTGPYMLGAGLLTYILSKEIYIINHETFAAACMGTVIIYGVRKFGPDVAAFADKLNEEKVQKAQEVKDLAMTSLAQAVLDEKKEQWRAEGRQMLFDAKRNNVAMLLETNRRERVHMVTNEVKKRLDYQIALQTLHRRMEQEHMVNWVEKNVVTSITPQQEKTSIAKCITDLKVLAKVQQAKATA is encoded by the exons ATGCTGTCTAGGATCGTTTTCGTTTCAG CTAATGCTGTAAAAAGCAGTGGTCCCCTCGGCGCTGG GCTGGTCCAGCTGTCCCACCTCCACACGTCCCCCAACAGCCAAGCTCCAGTCCCTGCTCTGCCAGAGAAGGGAGGCAAGACACGCCATGGCATCATCCCTGAGGAGATCTTCCAGCTCCTGTACCCCAAGACTGGAGTCACAG GCCCCTACATGCTGGGTGCTGGGCTGCTCACGTACATTCTCTCCAAGGAGATCTACATCATCAACCACGAGACCTTCGCTGCTGCCTGCATGGGTACGGTCATCATCTACGGTGTCAGGAAGTTCGGCCCCGACGTCGCGGCTTTCGCTGACAAACTGAACGAG GAGAAAGTGCAGAAGGCTCAGGAAGTGAAGGACCTGGCCATGACCAGCTTGGCTCAGGCCGTCCTGGATGAGAAGAAGGAGCAGTGGAGAGCAGAGGGACGACAGATGCTCTTCGACGCTAAGAGG AACAACGTGGCCATGCTACTGGAGACCAACCGTAGGGAGAGGGTCCACATGGTGACCAACGAGGTGAAGAAGAGGCTGGACTACCAGATCGCCCTGCAGACCCTTCATCGCCGCATGGAGCAGGAACACATGGTGAACTGGGTGGAGAAGAACGTAGTCACCAGCATCACCCCCCAGCAG GAGAAGACGAGTATTGCCAAGTGCATCACAGACCTGAAGGTGTTGGCTAAAGTCCAGCAGGCTAAGGCCACTGCGTAA
- the LOC139396441 gene encoding glutathione S-transferase Mu 3-like: MAMKLAYWDIRGLAQPIRLLLEYTDTKYEDKFYTCGEAPNYDKSCWFDEKHKLGMDFPNLPYLEDGDRKIVQSNAIMRYIARKHNLCGESDDEKVRVDILENQAMDFRNGFVILCYTDFDKMKPSYTERLPGTLKQFSEFLGTRKWFAGDKITFVDFIMYELLDQHIMFDSKCLDDFKNLQELVDRFEALEKIAAYMKSSLFIKTPVNNKMAKWGNKKE; the protein is encoded by the exons ATGGCAATGAAATTGGCTTATTGGGATATTCGCGGG CTTGCTCAGCCCATTCGTCTGCTCCTGGAGTACACTGACACTAAATATGAGGACAAATTCTACACCTGCGGAGAAG CCCCAAACTATGACAAAAGTTGCTGGTTTGATGAGAAGCACAAACTGGGCATGGACTTCCCCAAC CTGCCCTATCTGGAGGACGGAGACAGGAAGATTGTCCAGAGCAATGCCATCATGAGATACATCGCACGCAAGCACAACCTCT GTGGAGAGAGTGACGACGAGAAGGTTCGTGTGGACATTCTTGAGAATCAGGCGATGGACTTCCGGAACGGCTTTGTGATTCTGTGCTACACAGACTTT GACAAGATGAAGCCAAGCTACACAGAGAGACTGCCCGGAACACTGAAGCAATTCTCAGAGTTCCTAGGAACCAGGAAGTGGTTTGCTGGTGACAAG ATCACCTTTGTGGACTTCATCATGTATGAGCTTTTGGATCAACATATAATGTTTGACTCCAAGTGCCTGGACGACTTCAAGAACCTACAGGAACTTGTAGACCGCTTCGAG GCTCTGGAGAAGATTGCAGCCTACATGAAGTCGAGCCTCTTCATAAAGACTCCTGTCAATAACAAGATGGCCAAGTGGGGCAACAAGAAAGAGTAA